The following are encoded in a window of Cervus canadensis isolate Bull #8, Minnesota chromosome 11, ASM1932006v1, whole genome shotgun sequence genomic DNA:
- the LOC122450503 gene encoding olfactory receptor 1009-like yields MAGENYTRITEFIFTGLEYHPLAQGFLFLLFLLFYLVTMTGILGMIFLIRMDSHLHTPIYFFLSHLSFVDVCFSSVVGPKMLRDFFAERKAISFLGCALQRWSFGLFVAMECLLLASTAYDRYVAICTPLLYSVVMSHRPCIQLVVGPCAAGFLNTMTHTTAAFRLPFCGSNIINHFFCDMSPLLSLVCADTRINKLLVFIVAGAVLVVSSLTILVSYFHIPVSILSIRSARGRHRAFSTCSSHLTAVSISYGTLFFIYVRPGAVFALDLNQVVAVFYTAVIPMLNPLIYSLRNKEVKAAICRTIARRKFCLKS; encoded by the coding sequence ATGGCTGGTGAAAACTATACAAGGATCACAGAGTTTATTTTCACAGGCTTAGAGTACCATCCGCTTGCGCAAGGcttcctcttcttgctcttccttcttttttaccTTGTTACCATGACCGGAATCCTGGGCATGATTTTCCTCATCCGGATGGATTCCCACCTGCACACACCGATATACTTTTTTCTCAGTCACCTGTCCTTTGTGGATGTCTGCTTTTCGTCCGTGGTTGGCCCCAAGATGCTCAGAGACTTCTTCGCTGAAAGGAAAGCCATTTCTTTCCTAGGCTGTGCCTTGCAGCGGTGGTCCTTTGGGCTCTTTGTGGCCATGGAGTGCCTTCTCCTGGCATCCACGGCTtatgaccgctacgtggccatctgtACCCCACTGCTGTATTCAGTTGTCATGTCCCACAGACCCTGCATACAGCTGGTGGTTGGACCCTGCGCTGCTGGATTTCTGAACACCATGACCCACACAACAGCTGCTTTCCGACTTCCCTTCTGTGGTTCCAACATTATCaatcacttcttctgtgacatGTCCCCACTTCTATCTCTGGTATGTGCTGACACACGGATCAATAAATTGCTAGTTTTCATCGTGGCTGGAGCTGTACTTGTGGTCAGCAGCCTGACTATATTAGTCTCCTATTTTCACATCCCCGTCTCTATCCTGAGCATCCGCTCTGCTCGTGGGAGGCACagagccttctccacctgctcttcCCATCTCACAGCTGTCTCCATCTCGTATGGGACTCTCTTCTTTATCTACGTGAGGCCAGGAGCAGTTTTCGCTCTGGATCTCAATCAAGTGGTGGCAGTGTTCTACACAGCAGTGATTCCCATGTTGAATCCTCTCATCTACAGCTTGAGAAATAAAGAAGTGAAAGCTGCTATATGCAGGACCATCGCCAGGAGAAAGTTTTGCCTCAAAAGTTAA